A window of Vigna unguiculata cultivar IT97K-499-35 chromosome 4, ASM411807v1, whole genome shotgun sequence contains these coding sequences:
- the LOC114182555 gene encoding protein DMP7-like — MSDPASQDLIIHREDDEKQQQQQQNSEDDFDDVDEYDIDESYYFYVINAILSGTARLNVLLPTVTILAFSIFAPLLTDDGECKTLNRWLMGSFLALLAVSCVFFTLTDSFRSGSGRLYYGVATLRGIWTFNGGKKKPRVASDYRLRWSDFLYASLSLVSFLAFAGLHQDVVKCYYPALPRKVTNTLPLVVGFFVSVLFVAFPSKRRGIGYPFLLRRDPFYSSRP, encoded by the coding sequence ATGAGCGACCCAGCAAGCCAAGATTTGATCATCCACCGTGAAGACGATGagaagcagcagcagcagcagcagaatAGTGAAGATGATTTCGATGACGTTGACGAGTATGACATTGACGAGTCCTACTATTTCTACGTGATCAATGCAATTCTGAGTGGTACTGCAAGGCTCAATGTTCTGTTGCCTACAGTGACGATCCTTGCCTTCAGCATTTTTGCACCTCTTCTGACAGATGACGGTGAGTGCAAGACATTGAACAGATGGTTGATGGGAAGTTTTTTGGCCCTTTTGGCAGTGTCGTGTGTGTTCTTCACGTTAACCGACAGCTTCAGAAGTGGCAGTGGAAGGTTGTACTATGGAGTGGCAACGTTGAGAGGGATATGGACGTTCAATGGGGGCAAGAAGAAGCCTCGTGTGGCATCAGATTATAGACTGAGATGGAGTGATTTTTTGTATGCATCATTGTCTTTGGTCTCTTTTCTTGCTTTTGCAGGGTTGCATCAAGATGTGGTGAAGTGTTACTACCCAGCATTGCCTAGAAAGGTTACCAACACTCTCCCTCTTGTGGTTGGTTTCTTTGTGAGTGTCTTGTTTGTTGCTTTTCCTTCCAAGAGAAGAGGAATTGGATACCCCTTCTTGCTGCGCAGAGATCCTTTCTACTCTTCTAGACCTTGA